The Anopheles merus strain MAF chromosome 2L, AmerM5.1, whole genome shotgun sequence genome has a segment encoding these proteins:
- the LOC121591752 gene encoding replication factor C subunit 5-like: MDANVKSNLPWVEKYRPAKLNDLISHEEIIGTINKFIKEEQLPHLLFYGPPGTGKTSTILACARQLYKPQSFGSMVLELNASDDRGINIVRGQILDFASTRTIFKGGYKLIILDEADAMTNDAQNALRRIIEKYTENVRFCIICNYLSKIIPAIQSRCTRFRFAPLSPDQILPRLEHVIEAEGIDVTDDGKKALMTLAGGDMRKVLNVLQSTWMAYKKVTEVNVYNCVGHPLKEDINNIIFWLLNEESFKACYEKIQQLKTQKGLALEDILTEIHLVVNRLEIPPRVSSQLLINLASIEERLADGCVEKPQITALIAAFSKVRSVVV; the protein is encoded by the exons ATGGATGCGAACGTAAAGTCAAACCTTCCGTGGGTGGAAAAGTATCGTCCGGCCAAACTGAACGACCTTATTTCGCACGAGGAAATCATTGGCACGA TCAACAAATTCATCAAGGAAGAACAATTGCCACACTTGCTGTTTTACGGACCTCCCGGCACGGGCAAAACTAGCACAATTCTGGCCTGTGCCCGGCAGCTGTACAAACCGCAGTCGTTCGGCTCGATGGTGCTCGAGCTGAACGCATCGGACGACCGGGGCATCAACATCGTTCGGGGACAGATTTTAGATTTTGCATCCACGAGAACAATCTTCAAGGGCGGATACAAGCTGATTATCCTCGATGAGGCGGACGCGATGACGAATGATGCGCAAAACGCACTGAGGCGCATCATCGAAAAGTACACGGAAAATGTGCGCTTCTGCATCATTTGCAACTATCTCAGCAAAATCATTCCGGCCATCCAGTCGCGCTGCACGCGGTTCCGtttcgcaccgctgtcgcCGGATCAGATTTTGCCCCGCCTGGAGCACGTCATCGAGGCAGAAGG AATCGATGTGACGGACGACGGTAAAAAGGCGCTCATGACACTGGCTGGGGGCGATATGAGAAAAGTGCTGAACGTTCTGCAAAGCACTTGGATGGCGTACAAAAAAGTGACGGAGGTGAACGTGTACAATTGCGTCGGGCATCCGCTGAAGGAAGACATCAATAATATAATATTCTGGCTGCTAAACGAGGAGTCGTTCAAGGCGTGCTATGAGA AAATCCAGCAGCTAAAAACGCAGAAAGGTTTAGCGTTGGAGGACATTCTGACGGAAATTCATTTGGTCGTCAATCGGTTGGAAATACCACCTCGTGTTTCCTCCCAGCTGCTGATCAATCTGGCATCGATCGAGGAACGATTAGCGGATGGGTGTGTGGAGAAACCTCAAATCACAGCGCTGATAGCTGCATTCAGCAAAGTACGAAGTGTAGTTGTGTAG